One window of Pseudomonas sp. FP198 genomic DNA carries:
- a CDS encoding SDR family NAD(P)-dependent oxidoreductase, whose translation MIDLNGKRALVTGGARGIGAAIAVALAENGADVAFTYQHSMQKAESVVKSIEEKGSRAIAIQADSANPEAIEGAVGQAVSALGGLDILVNSAAIGLSGMIVDINVDDYQALMDINVRGPVLFAKAVIPHLSAGGRIISIGSGLAERVPFPGVTAYAMSKSALLSFTRGLSRELGPRGITVNLVQPGSIDTDANPADGPGADFQRSLSSLGRFGEPHEVASAVVFLASPAASLVTGSILTVDGGAIA comes from the coding sequence ATGATCGATTTGAACGGCAAACGTGCGCTGGTGACGGGAGGTGCTCGCGGGATCGGCGCTGCAATCGCAGTGGCGCTGGCGGAGAACGGCGCCGATGTTGCGTTCACCTACCAGCACTCGATGCAAAAAGCTGAGTCCGTGGTCAAGTCCATCGAAGAAAAAGGCTCCCGCGCAATTGCTATTCAAGCCGACAGTGCCAACCCAGAAGCCATTGAAGGCGCTGTCGGGCAGGCCGTCTCGGCGCTCGGTGGCCTCGATATTCTCGTTAACAGCGCGGCGATCGGCTTAAGCGGAATGATCGTTGACATCAACGTGGACGACTATCAAGCGCTGATGGACATCAACGTACGAGGCCCCGTTCTGTTTGCCAAGGCGGTTATCCCGCATCTGTCCGCTGGCGGACGAATCATCTCAATTGGCTCGGGTTTGGCTGAGCGAGTTCCGTTTCCGGGCGTCACCGCCTATGCAATGTCGAAGTCGGCGCTGCTCTCCTTTACCCGCGGCCTGTCCCGCGAACTTGGCCCCCGTGGTATCACCGTAAACCTTGTTCAGCCGGGGTCGATCGACACCGACGCAAACCCAGCAGATGGTCCTGGGGCCGATTTCCAGCGAAGCCTGTCGTCCCTGGGGCGTTTTGGCGAGCCTCATGAAGTAGCGAGCGCGGTGGTCTTCCTGGCGAGTCCTGCCGCGAGCCTGGTGACGGGCTCCATCCTGACCGTGGACGGCGGGGCGATCGCTTAA